A single Parabacteroides timonensis DNA region contains:
- a CDS encoding 5-formyltetrahydrofolate cyclo-ligase, producing the protein MLDLSEKILKRLEETELFRQASCTALYYSIPGEVQTAAFLEKWFEKKLILLPLIVGDDLRLLPYKGKDSLRPGVFGIPEPIDMETTVTESDVDLIIVPGVAFDRQLNRMGRGKGYYDRLLSTIQAPKIGICFDFQMQESIPVESFDKKMDMVITEKEIITG; encoded by the coding sequence TTGCTTGACTTATCAGAAAAGATATTGAAGCGGCTGGAAGAGACTGAACTCTTCCGGCAAGCTTCTTGCACTGCTTTATACTACTCCATTCCCGGAGAAGTCCAGACGGCGGCTTTTCTTGAAAAATGGTTCGAGAAAAAGCTAATTCTTCTTCCGCTGATAGTCGGCGACGACCTACGTCTTTTGCCTTATAAAGGCAAAGATAGCCTGAGACCCGGAGTCTTCGGCATTCCGGAACCCATAGATATGGAGACAACAGTTACAGAATCGGATGTAGACCTGATCATTGTACCGGGCGTGGCTTTCGACCGTCAACTGAATCGCATGGGACGTGGAAAAGGATATTACGACCGACTATTATCGACCATACAAGCGCCTAAAATCGGCATTTGTTTCGATTTTCAAATGCAGGAATCTATTCCGGTCGAATCTTTCGACAAGAAAATGGATATGGTCATCACAGAGAAAGAGATCATTACCGGATAA
- a CDS encoding DUF721 domain-containing protein, with the protein MKRRNAQTIGEVLRDFFEDNTELYENILEIRVQRAWKEVLGPMVMQYTRNIYVRDRILYVSLTSSVLRSELTLCRERLVKSLNEYAGATVIQDIVIR; encoded by the coding sequence ATGAAACGACGTAATGCACAGACAATCGGTGAAGTCTTGAGAGATTTCTTCGAAGATAATACGGAACTTTACGAAAATATACTGGAGATTCGTGTTCAGCGTGCCTGGAAAGAAGTATTAGGTCCCATGGTTATGCAATATACGCGTAATATATATGTACGCGATCGTATATTATATGTATCGCTTACTTCTTCAGTACTGCGGAGCGAATTGACTTTATGTCGCGAACGGTTGGTGAAGAGCTTGAATGAGTATGCCGGAGCGACAGTTATTCAGGACATTGTTATCCGGTAA
- a CDS encoding S41 family peptidase — MDKNRRLTIWLPVIIAASIALGIFIGNHYLSLTQNGKRRMFSSGNKINAILDIIDEQYVDTVNMGKLVEGTIPKIFSELDPHSVYISAEDASIVNEDLEGSFSGIGVSFNMQTDTILVISVITGGPAEKAGLLPFDRIITINDSIYSGNSTSQAKIMRTLRGAKNSTVKLGVKRGDTPDLLYFDVTRGDVPVNSVDVSYEVSKGVGYIKVSKFGRTTYNEFITAIAKLKEAGCNAFVIDLRGNTGGYMDAAINMVNEFMPEGRLIVYTEGKAFPRNDVYTNGTGTCKEAPIVVLTDEFSASASEIFSGAIQDNDRGLIVGRRTYGKGLVQSPIKLSDGSEIRLTIARYYTPSGRSIQKDYKMGDSADYDQDLYNRFIHGEFDSADSIKNTHTEKYHTMIGRTVYGGGGIMPDIFIPRDTSGITTYFTSIVNSGTLYLYALEYSDKNREKLSSFTTYQDLYKYLQSQPLLYDFTNFAASKGIKKRPTLINISGKLIENQLQAYIVRNFFDEAGFYPIFLKDDPTLLRAIQIINEGKSVPTIDKENADKGIADSQATASKRYSLAKEIVREDYIA; from the coding sequence ATGGACAAGAACAGAAGGCTGACCATCTGGTTGCCTGTTATTATTGCAGCAAGTATTGCTCTCGGTATCTTTATCGGGAACCATTATCTTTCTCTTACACAAAACGGCAAACGCCGGATGTTTTCCAGCGGCAATAAGATAAATGCCATACTCGATATTATCGACGAACAATATGTCGATACCGTCAATATGGGCAAGTTGGTGGAAGGAACCATCCCGAAAATATTCAGCGAATTGGACCCTCACTCCGTTTATATCTCTGCCGAAGATGCATCCATCGTGAACGAAGACCTGGAAGGTTCGTTCAGCGGTATCGGTGTGTCCTTCAATATGCAGACTGACACGATCCTTGTGATCAGTGTGATAACCGGAGGACCGGCTGAAAAAGCAGGACTTCTTCCATTCGACCGTATCATTACGATAAACGACTCGATCTATTCCGGCAATAGTACCAGCCAGGCAAAAATTATGCGTACATTACGTGGGGCAAAGAACAGTACCGTGAAGCTGGGAGTAAAACGTGGCGACACCCCCGACCTACTTTATTTCGACGTGACACGTGGCGATGTTCCGGTCAACTCTGTCGATGTATCTTACGAAGTCAGCAAAGGAGTGGGATATATAAAAGTCAGCAAATTCGGACGAACTACATATAACGAATTTATCACTGCAATCGCCAAATTGAAAGAAGCAGGATGTAATGCATTCGTCATCGACCTGCGTGGAAATACAGGTGGGTATATGGATGCTGCGATCAATATGGTCAACGAGTTTATGCCTGAAGGAAGACTGATCGTTTACACCGAAGGGAAAGCTTTCCCTCGTAACGATGTCTATACAAACGGAACCGGAACCTGTAAGGAAGCTCCGATTGTTGTTCTGACAGACGAATTCTCGGCTTCTGCCAGCGAAATCTTCTCAGGTGCCATCCAGGATAACGACCGCGGACTGATTGTCGGCCGCCGTACCTATGGTAAAGGATTAGTTCAATCGCCGATCAAGCTAAGTGACGGTTCGGAAATTCGCTTGACAATTGCCCGTTATTATACACCTTCGGGACGAAGCATCCAGAAAGATTATAAGATGGGCGACTCTGCCGATTATGATCAGGATCTCTATAACCGTTTCATCCATGGTGAATTCGACTCTGCAGACAGTATCAAAAATACACATACGGAAAAATACCATACGATGATAGGTAGAACCGTATACGGAGGCGGTGGCATTATGCCGGATATCTTCATTCCGCGTGACACCAGTGGCATCACTACTTACTTTACAAGTATTGTAAACAGTGGAACACTTTACCTGTATGCACTCGAATATTCAGATAAGAACCGTGAAAAGTTATCTTCTTTCACTACTTATCAGGATCTGTATAAATACCTGCAGTCGCAACCTCTGCTTTACGACTTCACAAACTTTGCTGCATCCAAAGGTATTAAGAAACGTCCAACCCTGATCAACATATCAGGTAAGCTGATCGAAAACCAACTGCAGGCATATATTGTGCGGAACTTCTTTGACGAAGCCGGATTCTATCCAATCTTCCTGAAAGACGACCCTACCTTATTACGTGCCATCCAGATTATAAATGAAGGAAAATCTGTTCCTACAATAGACAAAGAGAATGCAGACAAAGGAATTGCAGATAGCCAAGCAACAGCTTCGAAAAGATATAGCCTCGCTAAAGAAATCGTACGAGAAGACTATATTGCTTGA